The following coding sequences are from one Musa acuminata AAA Group cultivar baxijiao chromosome BXJ1-6, Cavendish_Baxijiao_AAA, whole genome shotgun sequence window:
- the LOC103989450 gene encoding zinc finger protein GIS-like, protein MESPPPETPESSETTTTLDLSLALAASSPSSDHETKDVKLFHCLFCNKKFLKSQALGGHQNAHKKERSVGWSSYLYLAPTADAATTIPPPQHLSAPPLPIASHASRYLPSGNCSESFGYRSAPRFAADHPLLATVSSGRAMCAAGDPSASGDGTIDLLNWRRGSRPQQEPPADFSAAAPADGEDQTELDLSLRL, encoded by the coding sequence ATGGAATCTCCTCCTCCGGAGACACCAGAGTCGTCGGAGACGACGACGACCCTCGATCTTTCCCTCGCCCTGGCCGCCTCCTCGCCTTCCTCCGACCACGAGACGAAGGATGTGAAGCTCTTCCATTGCCTCTTCTGCAACAAGAAGTTCCTCAAGTCCCAAGCTCTCGGAGGCCATCAAAATGCCCACAAGAAAGAGAGGAGCGTGGGGTGGAGCTCCTACCTTTACCTTGCGCCTACCGCCGACGCCGCCACCACCATCCCTCCTCCTCAGCACCTGAGCGCGCCGCCGCTCCCCATCGCCTCCCACGCGTCCAGGTATCTTCCTTCCGGCAACTGCTCCGAGAGCTTCGGCTACCGCAGCGCCCCCCGGTTCGCCGCCGACCACCCGTTGCTGGCGACCGTGAGCAGCGGCAGAGCAATGTGCGCCGCCGGAGACCCCTCAGCCAGCGGCGACGGGACCATAGATTTACTTAACTGGCGAAGGGGCTCCCGCCCTCAGCAGGAGCCACCCGCGGACTTCTCCGCCGCCGCCCCCGCCGACGGCGAAGACCAGACCGAGCTCGACCTGTCCTTAAGGCTATAG